In Kineococcus sp. NBC_00420, a single genomic region encodes these proteins:
- a CDS encoding SWIM zinc finger family protein has translation MSVAVDTVEDVIDRWSVEQVLALAPDASSAAAGRKLGVPTPWSQTGVLSPGEGVGGALWGLCRGSGATPYQAIVDLSGPAYKCSCPSRKFPCKHALGLLLLWAEGAVPEESAPATFSQAWLSARAEKAARPTVVAHSGGPPADPAAAARRVEQRAARTSAGVEELSRRLHDQIRTGLAGADHAGYQRTDPVAARLVDAQAGALAGAVRGLARVAVSGEGWSSRLLEELAMLHLLVSAHGRVEALPAPLAATVRSRVGHPVRTEDVLADAAVRDRWNVLSLRDQVEDRLVTRRVHLAGERTGRTAVVLSFAPPGRPLDASLVPGTSVEADLHFYAGGYPLRAVVGARYGDLGPVGAVAAESVAVAHARWAGALAADPWLLDIPVVLADVVLSAPVATRGTVSIPTKSMSTSTSTKGTASATEGWALVDAAGNAVPLIDSDGVWTMLAVTGAAPCVVAGDWSPEGLRLNAALTGDGLVRL, from the coding sequence GTGTCGGTGGCGGTCGATACCGTCGAAGACGTGATTGATCGCTGGAGCGTGGAGCAGGTGCTCGCGCTGGCTCCTGACGCCTCGAGTGCTGCCGCCGGCCGAAAGCTCGGCGTGCCCACTCCGTGGTCGCAGACGGGGGTCCTCAGCCCGGGTGAGGGGGTGGGCGGTGCGTTGTGGGGGTTGTGCCGGGGGTCGGGTGCGACGCCTTACCAGGCGATCGTGGACTTGTCTGGTCCGGCGTACAAGTGCTCCTGCCCGAGCCGCAAGTTCCCCTGCAAGCACGCCTTGGGCTTGCTCTTGCTGTGGGCCGAGGGAGCCGTTCCTGAAGAGAGCGCTCCCGCCACCTTCAGCCAGGCTTGGTTGTCGGCTCGAGCGGAGAAGGCCGCCCGTCCCACGGTTGTCGCCCACTCTGGAGGGCCGCCCGCGGACCCGGCCGCCGCCGCCCGCCGCGTTGAGCAACGTGCTGCCCGAACGTCTGCGGGGGTGGAGGAGCTGTCGCGTCGGCTTCATGATCAGATTCGTACCGGGTTGGCGGGCGCGGACCATGCCGGATACCAGCGCACCGACCCGGTCGCTGCGCGCTTGGTCGATGCGCAGGCCGGTGCGCTCGCTGGTGCCGTGCGCGGCTTGGCGCGAGTCGCGGTCAGCGGGGAGGGCTGGTCTTCACGCTTGTTGGAGGAGCTCGCGATGCTGCATCTGCTGGTCTCTGCTCATGGTCGTGTGGAGGCGTTGCCGGCGCCGTTGGCCGCTACCGTTCGCTCTCGCGTCGGTCATCCGGTGCGCACTGAGGATGTTCTCGCTGACGCTGCTGTGCGTGATCGGTGGAACGTGTTGAGCCTGCGTGACCAGGTGGAGGACCGGCTGGTCACCCGGCGGGTGCACCTTGCTGGTGAACGCACCGGGAGGACTGCGGTCGTGCTGTCCTTCGCCCCGCCGGGGCGTCCCTTGGATGCCTCGTTGGTGCCGGGCACCAGCGTCGAGGCTGATCTGCACTTCTACGCTGGTGGGTATCCGTTGCGTGCTGTCGTCGGAGCCCGCTACGGCGATCTCGGTCCCGTGGGTGCGGTCGCGGCGGAGTCGGTGGCCGTTGCGCATGCTCGCTGGGCCGGTGCGCTGGCTGCCGATCCGTGGCTGCTCGACATACCCGTCGTGCTCGCTGACGTCGTGCTGTCTGCCCCGGTAGCGACGAGGGGCACTGTGTCGATACCGACGAAGTCAATGTCGACGTCAACGTCGACGAAGGGCACCGCGTCGGCGACGGAGGGGTGGGCGTTGGTGGACGCCGCGGGGAACGCGGTGCCCCTCATCGACTCCGACGGGGTGTGGACGATGTTGGCGGTCACCGGGGCGGCCCCGTGCGTCGTGGCTGGGGACTGGAGTCCGGAAGGGTTGCGGCTCAACGCGGCCCTGACCGGCGACGGGCTGGTCCGACTGTGA
- the istA gene encoding IS21 family transposase produces MLSARERMDIVAAYQQVGTYRGAAQLCGTTHKTVRRVIEAAQTALAGEPVPPREARARNYDGIIDLVTERVTASRGKISAKRLLPVAVTAGYAGSARNFRRLVAVEKTRWRSENPGRQRRPAVWTPGEYLVIDWAGTVGGLHLFCAVLAWSRFRFVAFAPDEKSTTTLALIGEAFTAAGGVPDKVLADRMACLKGGVVANVVVPAPAYVRFAAHYGFAPDFCHTADPASKGIVENLVGYAQRDLLTPLLTEAEVTGRPVTLAAANEAARIWMAEVNGTQHSEIAAVPADRLESERELLAPLPSLRAKIGPDPVTRKVDRLSCIRFGSARYSVPNRLLGKTVWVIPDGARLNIVDAVSGEILADHALVAPGEVSVLDTHYDGARKPPSRGPRPRTTVEQRFCALGEVAEEFIVGAAAIGNTRLAFELDILLALAAAHGQERFLQALRRAVAFRRFRAEDVRSILAAGTGSGTAAPTPVPAGEALVLELPTAATRDLGAYRIENYAENYAENETIPAVEELP; encoded by the coding sequence ATGTTGTCAGCGAGGGAACGCATGGACATCGTCGCCGCCTACCAGCAGGTCGGCACCTACCGCGGAGCCGCGCAACTCTGCGGCACCACCCACAAGACCGTCCGCCGCGTCATCGAAGCCGCCCAGACCGCCTTGGCCGGTGAACCGGTCCCACCTCGAGAGGCCAGGGCACGCAACTACGACGGGATCATCGACCTCGTCACCGAACGCGTCACGGCATCGAGGGGCAAGATCTCCGCGAAGCGGTTACTGCCGGTCGCGGTCACCGCCGGATATGCCGGTTCCGCCCGGAACTTCCGCCGCCTGGTTGCCGTGGAGAAGACCCGCTGGCGCAGCGAGAACCCCGGCCGTCAGCGCCGCCCGGCGGTCTGGACCCCAGGTGAGTACCTGGTCATCGACTGGGCCGGGACCGTCGGCGGACTGCACCTGTTCTGCGCGGTCCTGGCCTGGTCGAGGTTCCGGTTCGTCGCGTTCGCGCCCGATGAGAAGTCGACGACCACTCTTGCCTTGATCGGCGAGGCGTTCACCGCGGCCGGCGGGGTCCCCGACAAGGTCCTCGCGGATCGGATGGCGTGCCTGAAGGGCGGGGTCGTCGCGAACGTCGTCGTCCCGGCCCCGGCCTACGTCCGCTTCGCCGCGCACTACGGCTTCGCCCCGGACTTCTGCCACACGGCTGATCCCGCGTCGAAGGGGATCGTGGAGAACCTCGTCGGCTACGCCCAGCGGGACCTGCTCACCCCACTACTCACCGAGGCCGAAGTCACCGGGCGACCGGTGACCCTCGCGGCGGCGAACGAGGCCGCGAGGATCTGGATGGCGGAGGTCAACGGCACCCAGCATTCGGAGATCGCCGCCGTCCCGGCGGACCGGTTGGAGAGCGAGCGGGAACTGTTGGCGCCGTTGCCGTCGCTGCGCGCGAAGATCGGACCGGACCCCGTCACCCGCAAGGTCGACCGGCTCTCCTGCATCCGGTTCGGCTCGGCGCGCTACTCCGTCCCCAACCGGCTGCTCGGCAAGACGGTCTGGGTGATTCCCGATGGGGCGAGGTTGAACATCGTGGACGCCGTGAGCGGTGAAATCCTCGCCGACCACGCCCTGGTCGCACCCGGCGAGGTGTCGGTACTGGACACCCATTACGACGGGGCCCGCAAGCCACCGTCTCGTGGTCCCCGACCGAGAACGACTGTCGAGCAGCGTTTCTGCGCACTGGGTGAGGTCGCGGAGGAGTTCATCGTCGGTGCTGCCGCGATCGGTAACACCCGCCTCGCCTTCGAACTGGACATCCTGTTGGCCCTGGCCGCCGCGCACGGTCAGGAACGGTTCCTGCAGGCACTGCGGCGGGCGGTCGCGTTCAGACGGTTCCGCGCCGAGGACGTCCGCTCCATCCTCGCCGCCGGGACCGGTTCGGGGACGGCCGCGCCGACCCCCGTCCCGGCCGGCGAGGCGCTCGTTCTGGAACTGCCGACGGCTGCGACCCGGGACCTGGGCGCCTACCGCATCGAGAACTACGCCGAGAACTACGCCGAGAACGAAACGATCCCAGCCGTTGAGGAGCTCCCGTGA
- a CDS encoding DUF5691 domain-containing protein: MTTSTSGEAGWNALVGTALLGTDRRPADLTALPAPAAAALTEVRTAVGAVDAATTLLDAAALLTLYRRAGRVPLTDRTPLVPAPVDGERPLPAAAAARLGSLLARLGLGTQGGSTSGGGGGGGGARADALLRTWLQLTRDARCTVPPVRLPVLLDLAVRRPEIAAAVAPVLGPRGWWLAEQRADWADAVGPHRPSGTPSLHGGPGPDELGQQDDEQELDAAWEHGSAADRRAWLQQLRQRDPAAARTALLALTWRSERADDRAAFIAALTAGLSHEDEELLERARVDRSQDVRRTAEGLLARLPEAAWSRQVHRAALAAVHLQRQRLRRILVVTLPDPADPALPVMSAGTAPAGVGPGVWALQHLIAITPPSAWEEALGETVEGLIVLPVDGGLGRDLHAAWAQATVLHRDVRWARTLLNASVGASAGYAAGYAVQHGAELLALLPQDERATAVAALVTAATRTGTGDDSTGDRVGVAVAACPGPWPQLLADAVLDWLAKAARRSRWVRHDLLERAAHCLPATLSTAGAVRAVAENLQVDNPWRPALSDVADTVAERHQMLEEFR, encoded by the coding sequence GTGACGACGTCCACTTCCGGCGAGGCCGGCTGGAACGCCCTCGTCGGCACTGCCTTGCTGGGCACTGACCGCCGACCCGCCGACCTCACTGCGCTGCCTGCTCCTGCCGCTGCCGCGCTCACTGAGGTGCGCACCGCGGTGGGGGCGGTGGACGCGGCGACCACTCTGCTCGACGCGGCCGCCCTGCTGACGCTCTACCGCCGTGCGGGACGAGTTCCGTTGACCGATCGCACTCCGCTGGTTCCCGCGCCCGTCGACGGGGAGCGTCCCTTGCCGGCCGCGGCTGCCGCTCGGTTGGGTTCGCTGTTGGCTCGCCTCGGCCTCGGTACCCAGGGCGGCAGTACTAGTGGTGGCGGCGGTGGTGGTGGCGGTGCCCGGGCCGATGCCCTGCTGAGGACGTGGCTGCAACTCACGAGAGACGCCCGCTGCACCGTGCCCCCCGTGCGGCTGCCCGTCCTGCTCGACCTGGCCGTCCGTCGGCCTGAGATCGCCGCAGCCGTGGCTCCGGTGCTGGGCCCGCGCGGGTGGTGGCTGGCGGAGCAGCGCGCTGACTGGGCAGACGCCGTGGGCCCTCACCGCCCGTCCGGTACCCCCTCCCTGCACGGTGGGCCGGGACCCGACGAACTCGGCCAGCAGGACGACGAGCAGGAACTGGACGCGGCGTGGGAGCACGGCAGCGCCGCAGATCGCCGCGCGTGGCTGCAACAGCTGCGGCAACGGGACCCGGCCGCCGCCCGCACCGCGCTGCTGGCCCTGACCTGGCGCTCCGAACGCGCCGATGACCGGGCCGCCTTCATCGCGGCGTTGACCGCTGGACTCTCCCACGAGGACGAGGAACTACTCGAACGCGCCCGCGTCGACCGCAGCCAAGACGTGCGCCGCACCGCCGAAGGACTCCTCGCGCGGCTGCCCGAGGCCGCCTGGAGCAGGCAAGTCCACCGAGCCGCGCTAGCCGCCGTGCACCTGCAGCGGCAACGGTTGCGACGCATCCTCGTCGTCACCCTGCCCGACCCCGCCGATCCCGCCCTGCCGGTGATGAGCGCTGGAACCGCTCCTGCCGGCGTCGGCCCGGGCGTGTGGGCACTGCAGCACCTCATCGCGATCACTCCACCGTCGGCGTGGGAGGAGGCGCTCGGCGAGACCGTCGAAGGCTTGATCGTGCTGCCCGTCGACGGCGGCCTCGGCCGGGACCTGCATGCCGCCTGGGCCCAGGCCACCGTCCTGCACCGCGATGTGCGCTGGGCGCGGACGCTGCTCAACGCCAGCGTCGGTGCCAGCGCGGGATACGCCGCGGGGTACGCCGTGCAGCACGGCGCCGAACTGTTGGCGCTCCTACCGCAGGACGAGCGGGCCACCGCCGTGGCAGCGCTCGTCACCGCCGCCACACGCACCGGGACCGGCGACGACAGCACCGGTGACCGGGTCGGTGTAGCCGTCGCGGCCTGCCCGGGACCGTGGCCGCAGCTACTGGCTGACGCTGTGCTCGACTGGCTCGCCAAGGCGGCCCGCCGCAGTCGGTGGGTGAGGCACGACTTGCTGGAGCGGGCCGCGCACTGCCTGCCCGCCACCCTCTCCACCGCCGGTGCGGTCCGCGCCGTCGCCGAGAACTTGCAGGTCGACAATCCGTGGCGCCCTGCCCTGAGCGATGTCGCCGACACCGTGGCCGAACGCCACCAGATGCTTGAGGAGTTCCGTTGA
- a CDS encoding IS1380 family transposase, whose product MQVSHALPTTAAASSITFDDPNLIAYAGLAPALQLAQTAGLHDLLGQHLTLAGPGSANAAAKATGLVAGMLVGADSIDDMDVLRHGANTKLFDDVRAPSTLGTFLRTFTHGHVRQLDAVAARFLTGLQTATAAVGSPLLADADQILYVDVDDTIRQTYGYAKQGAGYGYSKVKGLNAMLVTATTPASTPVIVGTRLRKGSVASAKGAPKLLGDTLATLKRTGTGAGAGAGAGAGAGAGAGAATGGGLVIVRADSAYYNHAVIAAARRGRARFSLTARSNPAVQRAIAGIADDAWTPIKYTDAVWDEDDRRWVSDAEVAETTYTAFTGRRKAEHVRARLIVRRVKRLNPAALGRGQGELFETYRYHAVFTDSPLPMLVAEKDHRAHAVIESVIAEAKDGPLAHLPSGKFQANAAWLVLAAITHNLTRAIAALAGTTHRRERAGTIRGKLISLPARVAFSARRLRLHAPSGWPWQSGLENVLAAIVEIDRHQPVVTRRI is encoded by the coding sequence ATGCAAGTCTCGCACGCCCTCCCCACCACCGCGGCGGCGTCCTCGATCACCTTCGACGACCCAAACCTCATCGCCTACGCCGGCCTGGCCCCGGCCCTGCAACTGGCCCAGACCGCGGGCCTGCACGACCTGCTCGGCCAGCACCTCACCCTCGCCGGGCCCGGGTCGGCTAACGCTGCGGCCAAGGCCACCGGCCTGGTCGCCGGGATGTTGGTCGGCGCCGACAGCATCGACGACATGGACGTCCTGCGACACGGCGCGAACACGAAACTGTTCGACGACGTCCGCGCCCCCTCGACCTTGGGGACGTTCCTGCGGACCTTCACTCACGGCCACGTCCGCCAACTCGACGCCGTCGCGGCCCGGTTCCTGACCGGCCTGCAGACCGCGACCGCCGCGGTTGGGTCACCGCTGCTGGCCGATGCCGACCAGATCCTCTACGTCGATGTCGACGACACCATCCGCCAGACCTACGGCTACGCCAAGCAGGGCGCCGGATACGGCTACTCGAAAGTCAAAGGCCTGAACGCGATGCTGGTGACCGCGACCACCCCGGCCAGCACGCCGGTGATCGTGGGAACCCGCTTGCGAAAGGGATCGGTCGCCAGCGCTAAGGGTGCGCCGAAACTACTGGGCGATACCCTGGCGACCCTCAAACGCACCGGCACCGGTGCTGGTGCTGGTGCTGGTGCTGGTGCTGGTGCTGGTGCTGGTGCTGGTGCGGCTACCGGTGGCGGGTTGGTGATCGTGCGGGCCGATTCGGCCTACTACAACCACGCCGTGATCGCCGCCGCCCGCCGCGGCCGGGCCCGCTTCTCCCTCACCGCTCGCAGCAATCCCGCTGTCCAGCGGGCGATCGCGGGCATCGCCGACGATGCCTGGACGCCGATCAAGTACACCGACGCGGTCTGGGATGAAGACGACCGGCGCTGGGTTTCTGATGCCGAGGTCGCCGAGACGACCTACACCGCGTTCACCGGCCGCAGGAAGGCTGAGCACGTGAGGGCGCGGTTGATCGTCCGCCGCGTCAAACGGTTGAACCCCGCCGCTCTCGGTCGGGGGCAGGGTGAGTTGTTCGAGACCTATCGCTATCACGCGGTGTTCACCGACTCCCCGCTGCCGATGCTGGTCGCGGAGAAAGATCACCGCGCGCACGCGGTGATCGAGTCGGTGATCGCCGAGGCCAAGGACGGGCCGTTGGCGCATCTGCCGTCGGGGAAGTTCCAGGCCAACGCTGCCTGGTTGGTGTTGGCCGCGATCACGCACAACCTGACCCGAGCCATTGCCGCGTTGGCGGGGACGACCCACCGTCGCGAACGTGCTGGGACGATCCGGGGCAAGCTGATCAGCTTGCCGGCGCGGGTCGCGTTCTCGGCTCGGCGGCTGCGGTTGCACGCCCCGTCCGGCTGGCCCTGGCAGTCCGGCTTGGAGAACGTGTTGGCCGCCATCGTTGAAATCGACCGGCATCAGCCGGTCGTGACCCGCCGGATCTGA
- a CDS encoding ATP-binding protein, with the protein MTIPTAGSTGQEVLRPHAEQSFAAELAALTAADDRPRPPAWRLSPWAVTTYLLGGVLPDGTVISPKYIGPRRLVEVAVATLATDRALLLLGSPGTAKTWVSEHLAAAISGRSTLLVQGTAGTAEEAIRYGWNYARLLAEGPSAAALVPSPVMNAMEQASIARIEELTRIPSDVQDALITVLSEKTLPVPELGIEVQARQGFNVIATANDRDRGVNELSSALRRRFNTVVLPLPASEDEEVDIVTRRVAQLGAALELPPVPPAAEEIRRVVTVFRELRSGQTSDGRTRLKSPSGTLSPAEAISVVTHGIALAVHFGDGQLRPDDVAAGILGAVVKDPVADRAVWTEYLEAVVRERRDWAPFYRACREVSG; encoded by the coding sequence TTGACCATCCCCACCGCCGGCAGCACCGGCCAAGAGGTTCTGCGCCCGCACGCCGAGCAGTCCTTCGCCGCCGAACTGGCTGCCCTCACCGCCGCCGACGACCGTCCCCGCCCGCCGGCCTGGCGGCTGTCGCCGTGGGCGGTGACCACCTACCTGCTCGGGGGAGTCCTGCCCGACGGCACGGTGATCAGCCCCAAGTACATCGGCCCCCGCCGCCTCGTCGAAGTCGCCGTCGCCACCCTGGCTACCGACCGGGCCCTGCTCCTGCTCGGCTCCCCCGGTACCGCCAAGACGTGGGTCTCAGAGCACCTGGCCGCCGCGATCAGTGGCCGCTCCACGCTGCTGGTCCAAGGCACCGCAGGTACCGCGGAAGAAGCCATCCGCTACGGCTGGAACTACGCCCGCCTGCTCGCCGAGGGGCCCAGCGCCGCCGCCCTGGTGCCCTCACCGGTGATGAACGCGATGGAGCAGGCCAGCATCGCCCGCATCGAGGAACTGACCCGCATTCCCTCCGACGTGCAGGACGCTTTGATCACCGTGCTCTCGGAGAAGACGCTGCCGGTCCCGGAGCTGGGGATCGAGGTCCAAGCCCGCCAGGGCTTCAACGTCATCGCCACCGCCAACGACCGTGACCGCGGCGTCAACGAGTTGTCCTCCGCGTTGCGCCGACGCTTCAACACCGTCGTTCTGCCCCTGCCGGCCAGCGAGGACGAGGAGGTCGACATCGTCACCCGCCGGGTCGCGCAACTCGGCGCCGCGCTCGAACTGCCCCCCGTGCCCCCGGCGGCTGAGGAGATCCGCCGCGTCGTCACCGTCTTCCGTGAGCTGCGCTCAGGGCAGACCAGCGACGGACGCACCCGTCTGAAGAGCCCCTCGGGAACCCTCTCGCCCGCCGAGGCCATCTCCGTGGTCACCCACGGCATCGCGCTGGCCGTGCACTTCGGCGATGGGCAACTGCGCCCCGACGACGTCGCCGCCGGCATCCTCGGCGCCGTGGTCAAAGACCCCGTCGCCGACCGGGCCGTCTGGACGGAGTACCTCGAGGCCGTCGTCCGCGAGCGCCGCGACTGGGCGCCCTTCTACCGCGCCTGCCGCGAGGTGAGCGGGTGA
- a CDS encoding PDDEXK nuclease domain-containing protein, whose protein sequence is MRTPPEDQHPRHPQQGSEQTRGAPAGDLEPVGYAQLLETLKERVRITQVRAARAANTELLRLYYSIGRDILERQDHAGWGGKVIDRLAADLRDAFPDLRGFSVRNLHYMRAVAAAWPEESDFLQSPSAELTWSHVTTLITQLDDQQLRTWYATHAVQQHWSRNVLQHQIMSRLHTRIGAAPSNFAVTLPPPDSDLAQALTRDPYVFDHLALTGPVSEKRLEQALMDKLQATLTAFGHGMAFVGRQVRFTLGNGAESEELIVDLLLFHLTQLRYVVVELKVTPFQAGMVGQLGTYVAMVDDLVRDNTIHAPTIGILLVAGRSEQIVRYALSSTATPLAVADYTYETLPPEARAALPDSAQLQALLDETVQQITEADGLIDDETHDQTNDLEDS, encoded by the coding sequence ATGCGCACGCCGCCCGAGGATCAGCACCCACGCCACCCGCAGCAAGGCAGCGAGCAGACACGTGGCGCACCAGCAGGTGACCTCGAGCCCGTCGGCTACGCCCAACTCCTGGAGACCCTCAAAGAGCGCGTCCGCATCACCCAGGTCCGCGCCGCCCGCGCCGCCAACACCGAACTCCTACGCCTGTACTACTCCATCGGCCGCGACATCCTCGAGCGCCAAGACCACGCCGGCTGGGGCGGGAAGGTCATCGACCGCCTCGCCGCCGACCTGCGCGACGCCTTCCCCGACCTCCGCGGCTTCTCCGTGCGCAACCTGCACTACATGCGCGCCGTCGCCGCCGCCTGGCCCGAGGAGAGCGACTTTCTGCAGAGTCCGTCTGCAGAATTGACCTGGAGCCACGTCACCACCCTCATCACCCAACTCGACGACCAGCAGCTGCGCACCTGGTACGCCACCCACGCCGTGCAGCAACACTGGTCTCGCAACGTCCTGCAGCACCAGATCATGTCCCGCCTGCACACCCGCATCGGCGCCGCCCCCTCCAACTTCGCCGTCACCCTCCCCCCACCCGACTCCGACCTCGCCCAAGCCCTGACCCGCGATCCCTACGTCTTCGACCACCTCGCCCTCACCGGCCCCGTCAGCGAGAAACGCCTTGAGCAAGCGCTGATGGACAAGCTGCAAGCAACCCTAACCGCCTTCGGTCACGGCATGGCCTTCGTCGGGCGTCAGGTCCGCTTCACTCTGGGCAACGGTGCCGAGAGCGAAGAACTCATCGTTGACCTCCTCCTCTTCCACCTCACCCAACTACGCTACGTCGTCGTCGAACTGAAAGTCACCCCCTTCCAAGCCGGCATGGTCGGACAACTGGGCACCTACGTCGCCATGGTCGACGACCTCGTCCGCGACAACACCATCCACGCCCCCACCATCGGCATCCTCCTCGTCGCCGGACGCAGCGAGCAGATCGTGCGCTACGCCCTCTCCAGCACCGCCACCCCCCTAGCCGTCGCCGACTACACCTACGAAACCCTCCCCCCCGAAGCTCGCGCCGCACTACCCGACAGCGCCCAACTCCAAGCCCTCCTCGACGAAACCGTCCAACAAATCACCGAAGCCGACGGACTCATCGACGATGAGACCCATGACCAAACCAACGACCTCGAGGATTCCTGA
- the istB gene encoding IS21-like element helper ATPase IstB, with protein sequence MPSRTRSSAPPASQAPAAPELPADLVAGLRRLKLATIRRQAPEVLATAKVQRWTPEETLRVLIEAELAARDASNAATRLKAAGFPVLKTVESFDVAASSIPAATFDYLTTLEWIRAQANLALIGPPGTGKTHTLIALGHAAVEAGLKVKYCTAAEAVENLYRALADNSVGRSIDALLRNDLIILDEIGFAPLDDTGTQLLFRLVAAAYERRSLAIASHWPFEQWGRFLPEQTTAASILDRLLHHATVVVTSGESYRMRQAQQARDGRREGIPGR encoded by the coding sequence ATCCCTTCGAGAACGCGCAGCAGTGCTCCACCGGCGTCGCAGGCACCGGCCGCGCCGGAACTACCCGCTGACCTCGTCGCGGGGTTGAGGAGGTTGAAGTTGGCAACGATCCGCCGTCAGGCGCCGGAGGTCCTGGCGACGGCGAAGGTCCAGCGTTGGACGCCGGAGGAGACCCTGCGGGTCCTCATCGAGGCCGAGCTCGCCGCCCGCGACGCCTCCAACGCCGCGACCCGACTGAAGGCCGCGGGGTTTCCCGTCCTGAAGACGGTGGAGTCCTTCGACGTCGCCGCCTCGAGCATCCCCGCCGCGACGTTCGACTACCTCACCACCCTTGAGTGGATCCGCGCCCAGGCTAACCTGGCGTTGATCGGGCCGCCAGGGACCGGTAAGACCCACACCCTCATCGCCCTGGGTCATGCTGCCGTCGAGGCGGGGTTGAAGGTCAAGTACTGCACCGCCGCTGAGGCGGTCGAGAATCTTTACCGGGCGTTGGCCGACAACTCCGTCGGCCGCTCGATCGACGCCCTGCTGCGCAACGACCTGATCATCCTCGACGAGATCGGTTTCGCGCCGCTGGACGACACCGGCACCCAGTTGTTGTTCCGGTTGGTCGCGGCGGCCTACGAGCGGCGGTCGTTGGCGATCGCCTCGCACTGGCCCTTCGAGCAGTGGGGTCGGTTCCTGCCCGAGCAGACCACCGCCGCCTCGATTCTCGACCGACTCCTGCATCACGCGACGGTCGTGGTCACCAGCGGGGAGTCCTATCGGATGAGGCAGGCTCAGCAGGCCCGCGACGGTCGGAGGGAGGGCATCCCGGGCCGTTGA
- a CDS encoding Lsr2 dimerization domain-containing protein, whose amino-acid sequence MDFLSADAQLQCLDICHHAPMATRTTTQLIDDVDGTSPATGRIVFTLEGAGYEIDLSTDHARQLRAGLDVFIQHARRTGKQTVGHRDNYKRTTLTPDHRIIRAWALDNGHTVTTGGPISPPSCAPTKTPTDPGAGQRQPPPASAGGCDGPGGWRCGAGRPGRADDGGDRPGM is encoded by the coding sequence ATGGATTTCCTGTCCGCTGATGCTCAGCTTCAATGCCTCGACATCTGTCACCATGCCCCTATGGCCACCCGCACCACCACGCAACTGATCGACGACGTCGACGGCACCAGTCCTGCCACCGGACGCATCGTCTTCACCCTCGAGGGCGCCGGCTACGAGATCGACCTCAGCACCGACCACGCGCGCCAACTCCGCGCTGGTCTCGACGTGTTCATCCAGCACGCCCGCCGCACCGGGAAGCAGACCGTCGGTCACCGCGACAATTACAAGCGCACCACCCTCACCCCTGATCACCGCATCATCCGTGCCTGGGCTCTGGACAACGGCCACACCGTCACCACCGGCGGCCCTATCAGCCCACCGTCCTGCGCGCCTACCAAGACGCCCACTGACCCTGGGGCGGGCCAGCGCCAGCCCCCGCCTGCGAGCGCCGGTGGGTGTGATGGTCCAGGGGGCTGGAGGTGTGGAGCGGGCCGACCCGGGAGAGCAGACGATGGTGGCGACCGGCCGGGTATGTGA